One Bemisia tabaci chromosome 7, PGI_BMITA_v3 DNA window includes the following coding sequences:
- the Ttc7 gene encoding tetratricopeptide repeat protein 7B encodes MTTSKASKTLARIENDIEKSREEGNWIKVIELAEQLQRVKPGATTESLCNFLTGEAKLELYLQDNPPIKKNVAKAKNQLTDSKDLLLSAASELGKKAGVALDSHLLLGKLFYVLEDCEAALDHFDEADLQSLTEKTLPGRSIRIVAESYAIKGLCLEKVPLALSSKFKAAERDEQMIDCFKKAADLGLLYLQMHDKQQQQQQQQLSVVGSGTGSHSPQPAVPPFDMGLILETALQRAPVLCIQNGKLPEAVDCYRSMISAVEASGTHSLRVVLTRQLAEVLQRGVPGPLYKPISDISSTKKKPTASPWKPKKYNGLNLFIPKNEYEEIILLLLISEAMAVREAVLSQSPEFKDARKKALSNATLIYDLLAVTLVKWGQTPLLQESLERAMKFSYEEAHVWFQFGLSLDANGNYIHAYAVLKQVARMLPNKVLPCLLLARICYQHLNRISDGIEWSNEALSRETAEPQSLLSRCHLFIGIGAYCFAQSSHLKIDKETHNLKASEAFLKAFQLDPSDHLAAYYMGLFAANQAQISEAITRVKVALKLHSEHAPSLHLMILLLTAQKQLHEAYVLLECALQDFPDCLNLLFVKAHLELYTVGSEAALLTAKHMLSLWKVLYEEQTTQESTQENRSVLQLYTSEMSDKDSNSMHTHSVAASKVEQALSEVASTISSAVPKPGLQKAWMLQLHIWVLLSEIYLSQNQPDSANLCLQEATTIFPLSHHLVFARGRVHEYKSEFHEAKQYYQNAVAINPAHIKSLQHLGLMYHYLGQQRLAEKTLRDAAKLDPHAPQTWYNLGKVLEVLGEVESATDCMVTALQVEKHCPLLPYSTIPLAFD; translated from the exons ATGACAACTTCCAAAGCTTCTAAAACTTTAGCGCGCATCGAAAATGATATTGAGAAGAGCAGGGAAGAAGGCAACTGGATCAAAGTTATTGAGCTTGCGGAGCAGCTGCAGAGGGTGAAACCTGGTGCAACCACTG AGTCTTTGTGCAATTTTCTAACGGGTGAAGCCAAGCTAGAATTATATCTGCAAGATAATCCTCCGATCAAGAAAAATGTGGCAAAAGCAAAAAATCAACTAACTGATTCTAAAGATCTACTGCTTAGCGCTGCTTCAGAATTGGGGAAAAAG GCTGGTGTGGCGTTAGACTCTCATCTGCTGCTTGGTAAACTTTTCTATGTGCTTGAAGATTGTGAGGCTGCCTTAGATCACTTTGATGAAGCTGATTTACAGTCTCTGACAGAGAAAACCTTGCCTGGTAGGAGTATTAGAATTGTGGCTGAATCGTATGCAATAAAAG GTTTATGTTTAGAAAAAGTGCCCCTTGCTCTTTCTTCCAAGTTCAAAGCTGCTGAAAGGGATGAGCAAATGATAGACTGTTTCAAGAAAGCTGCCGATCTTGGTCTCCTCTACTTACAAATGCATGATAAgcagcaacagcagcagcagcagcagctgTCCGTTGTTGGAAGCGGGACGGGCTCTCATTCACCGCAGCCTGCTGTGCCCCCGTTTGACATGGGTTTGATTCTAGAGACTGCACTCCAAAGAGCCCCTGTTCTATGTATCCAAAATGGGAAACTACCAGAGGCGGTAGATTGTTACCGAAGTATGATCTCTGCAGTGGAAGCCAGCGGAACTCATAGTTTGCGTGTGGTTTTAACAAGGCAGCTAGCAGAAGTGCTTCAAAGAGGTGTGCCTGGCCCATTGTACAAACCTATATCTGATATCTCTAGCACCAAGAAAAAACCAACTGCAAGTCCTTGGAAGCCGAAGAAATACAATGGCCTTAACTTGTTCATCCCAAAGAACGAATATGAAGAAATAATTCTACTTCTGTTAATTAGTGAAGCAATGGCTGTGCGGGAGGCAGTCTTGAGTCAATCGCCCGAGTTCAAAGATGCCAGAAAGAAAGCTCTTTCGAATGCAACCTTGATATACGACTTGTTGGCTGTTACACTTGTCAAGTGGGGACAAACTCCCCTTCTCCAAGAGTCTTTGGAAAGAGCAATGAAATTCTCCTATGAGGAAGCGCATGTGTGGTTTCAATTTGGTCTCAGCCTCGATGCAAATGGCAACTACATTCATGCGTACGCCGTCCTGAAACAAGTCGCACGAATGCTCCCAAATAAAGTTCTCCCATGCTTACTTTTAGCCCGAATCTGTTATCAGCATTTAAATAGGATCAGCGATGGTATCGAATGGAGCAATGAAGCGTTAAGCAGAGAAACTGCTGAGCCTCAGAGTCTCTTGTCTCGGTGCCATTTGTTTATTGGAATTGGCGCTTATTGTTTTGCTCAGTCTAGTCACTTAAAAATAGATAAAGAGACGCATAATCTCAAAGCTTCAGAGGCATTTCTCAAGGCATTCCAGCTAGATCCAAGTGATCATCTTGCTGCATATTATATGGGATTGTTTGCTGCGAACCAAGCTCAGATTAGCGAGGCCATCACTCGAGTCAAAGTAGCTCTGAAACTTCACTCAGAGCATGCTCCGTCTTTGCATTTAATGATACTCTTACTAACAGCACAGAAACAATTACACGAAGCTTATGTTTTGCTTGAATGTGCTCTTCAAGATTTCCCTGATTGCTTGAATCTTCTCTTTGTTAAAGCTCACCTGGAACTTTATACTGTTGGGAGCGAG gCTGCTTTACTAACAGCTAAACATATGTTGTCTCTATGGAAAGTACTCTACGAAGAGCAAACCACCCAAGAAAGCACTCAAGAAAACCGTAGTGTCCTCCAGTTATATACAAGTGAAATGTCTGACAAAGACTCAA ATTCCATGCACACGCATTCCGTTGCTGCTTCGAAGGTAGAGCAGGCTCTCTCAGAAGTGGCATCAACAATCAGCTCTGCTGTTCCAAAGCCGGGGCTTCAAAAAGCGTGGATGCTCCAGCTTCACATCTGGGTGTTGCTCTCTGAAATTTACTTGTCGCAGAACCAACCAGACTCTGCTAACTTGTGTTTGCAAGAGGCCACCACAATATTCCCCCTGTCACATCATCTTGTTTTTGCGCGAGGACGTGTGCACGAGTACAAAAGTGAATTCCACGAAGCTAAGCAATACTACCAAAATGCTGTTGCAATCAATCCGGCTCATATTAAAAGTCTTCAACACTTG ggttTGATGTACCATTACCTAGGGCAACAAAGACTAGCTGAAAAAACTTTACGAGATGCTGCAAAATTGGATCCTCATGCACCGCAAACTTG GTACAATTTAGGGAAAGTTCTGGAAGTGCTTGGAGAAGTAGAGAGTGCAACGGACTGTATGGTCACTGCCCTTCAAGTGGAAAAGCATTGTCCTCTACTGCCATATTCAACTATTCCGTTAGCATTTGATTGA
- the LOC109039355 gene encoding delta(14)-sterol reductase TM7SF2 isoform X3: MDRNFRRSPARLANIAARKQSPARPKSPAKSKSPARSKSPSKPKSPAKSKSPSRSRPKSPARGKSPAKKSPARKASKSPARKPKSPTKAKSEPKPSPAKKPSKKKVLPEDDYSDSETSSVSVEPMKLDPKVEAVAAEVSQLPYRRSVRQVIKQIAASGEGKLDDGIKDEVKEILKANNVRTSSKSSSPKGYEVLFKALLYLIVFPAIVTLTHLSCTRAESCKLWPVRFPQTWRYFVNLESSLIFLGFVVWQIFLSILPVGKKVSGISESLEYRLSGNGLLSAFLTLSAIGGLRYFKFPVLSVLDRPMPLITTSYAVALLVSIVLFVKGGKAAKKSLNPKGNTGNKINDFIVGRELNPRIKSFDFKLFFKRHALLTALVYNALVALKLYETHKTLNTLPVTAVTIIALQTLFILDSLFFEDNFVTTFEAQVEGVGFRSVVYYTLYPFVFINLVKYLLISKVEKSPYVLGAIVVAQLIGYLIYRASNYQKNEFRKNPLNPRASALETIPTVQGRKLIVSGLWGKLQHPNYLGQLIIEWSWAFAADFKLWVPFVSAILLTITLIYRAVVVNAHNKSVYGTSWDRYTSRVKYSLIPKVF; the protein is encoded by the exons ATGGACAGAAATTTCCGAAGATCTCCTGCTCGCTTGGCGAATATTGCAGCGCGGAAGCAGTCGCCAGCCAGGCCGAAATCTCCGGCAAAATCCAAATCTCCTGCCAGATCAAAGTCCCCTTCGAAACCAAAATCCCCTGCAAAATCAAAGTCACCATCTCGTAGTCGCCCAAAGTCTCCTGCCCGTGGCAAATCACCAGCGAAGAAGTCTCCTGCGAGGAAGGCATCCAAATCACCAGCCCGCAAACCAAAATCCCCCACAAAAGCCAAAAGTGAGCCTAAACCCTCACCTGCTAAGAAACCAAGCAAGAAAAAAGTCTTGCCGGAAGATGACTACTCAG ACAGCGAAACGTCATCTGTCAGTGTGGAGCCAATGAAATTGGACCCCAAAGTGGAAGCTGTAGCCGCAGAGGTATCTCAGTTGCCGTACCGCAGATCCGTCAGACAAGTTATCAAGCAAATCGCTGCCAGC GGTGAAGGCAAGCTGGACGATGGTATCAAGGATGAAGTGAAGGAAATCCTCAAAGCAAACAATGTAAGAACGTCATCAAAATCATCCTCGCCGAAGGGATACGAGGTCCTCTTCAAAGCCTTGTTGTACTTGATCGTGTTTCCTGCCATTGTCACCTTGACTCATCTCTCTTGCACACGG gcGGAATCCTGCAAATTGTGGCCAGTGCGGTTCCCTCAAACGTGGCGTTATTTCGTCAACCTTGAatcttccctgattttcctgggTTTCGTCGTATGGCAAATTTTCCTCTCGATCTTACCTGTCGGAAAGAAAGTCAGTGGAATCTCTGAGTCGTTGGAATACAGATTGTCTGGTAATG GTCTGTTGAGCGCTTTCTTGACCCTGTCCGCGATTGGAGGCCTGCGTTACTTCAAGTTCCCTGTACTTTCGGTCCTGGATCGGCCAATGCCGCTCATCACCACTTCATATGCTGTGGCTCTCCTGGTTTCCATCGTCCTCTTTGTCAAAGGTGGAAAAGCAGCGAAGAAGTCCCTGAACCCGAAAGGCAACACTGGCaacaaaattaatgatttcatCGTCGGAAGAGAATTGAACCCCAGGATCAAGTCTTTCGACTTCAAGCTTTTCTTCAAGAGGCACGCCCTGTTGACCGCT CTTGTTTACAATGCTCTGGTAGCTCTGAAGCTCTATGAAACTCACAAGACGCTCAACACTCTCCCTGTAACGGCCGTCACTATCATCGCCCTCCAGACGCTCTTCATTCTCGATTCGCTATTTTTCGAAGACAACTTTGTAACGACTTTCGAAGCTCAAGTCGAAGGTGTTGGTTTCAGATCGGTCGTATATTACACCCTGTACCCATTCGTTTTCATCAACCTCGTCAAATATCTTCTCATCAGCAA AGTTGAAAAATCGCCTTACGTTCTGGGAGCTATCGTAGTCGCTCAGCTCATTGGATACCTCATCTACAGAGCCAGCAATTACCAGAAAAATGAGTTCAGGAAAAATCCTTTGAATCCACGTGCTTCTG CTTTGGAAACCATCCCTACTGTGCAAGGAAGAAAGTTGATCGTCAGCGGGCTGTGGGGCAAGCTGCAGCACCCAAATTACCTGGGTCAATTGATCATCGAGTGGTCGTGGGCTTTCGCTGCTGACTTCAAGCTCTGGGTCCCCTTTGTGTCGGCCATATTGCTCACCATCACGCTCATCTACCGAGCAGTTGTCGTCAACGCTCACAACAAGTCTGTGTACGGAACATCATGGGATCGGTACACATCCCGCGTCAAATACTCACTCATACCAAAAGTATTTTAA
- the LOC109039355 gene encoding delta(14)-sterol reductase TM7SF2 isoform X1 has protein sequence MYPGMDRNFRRSPARLANIAARKQSPARPKSPAKSKSPARSKSPSKPKSPAKSKSPSRSRPKSPARGKSPAKKSPARKASKSPARKPKSPTKAKSEPKPSPAKKPSKKKVLPEDDYSDSETSSVSVEPMKLDPKVEAVAAEVSQLPYRRSVRQVIKQIAASGEGKLDDGIKDEVKEILKANNVRTSSKSSSPKGYEVLFKALLYLIVFPAIVTLTHLSCTRAESCKLWPVRFPQTWRYFVNLESSLIFLGFVVWQIFLSILPVGKKVSGISESLEYRLSGNGLLSAFLTLSAIGGLRYFKFPVLSVLDRPMPLITTSYAVALLVSIVLFVKGGKAAKKSLNPKGNTGNKINDFIVGRELNPRIKSFDFKLFFKRHALLTALVYNALVALKLYETHKTLNTLPVTAVTIIALQTLFILDSLFFEDNFVTTFEAQVEGVGFRSVVYYTLYPFVFINLVKYLLISKVEKSPYVLGAIVVAQLIGYLIYRASNYQKNEFRKNPLNPRASALETIPTVQGRKLIVSGLWGKLQHPNYLGQLIIEWSWAFAADFKLWVPFVSAILLTITLIYRAVVVNAHNKSVYGTSWDRYTSRVKYSLIPKVF, from the exons ATGTATCCGGGA ATGGACAGAAATTTCCGAAGATCTCCTGCTCGCTTGGCGAATATTGCAGCGCGGAAGCAGTCGCCAGCCAGGCCGAAATCTCCGGCAAAATCCAAATCTCCTGCCAGATCAAAGTCCCCTTCGAAACCAAAATCCCCTGCAAAATCAAAGTCACCATCTCGTAGTCGCCCAAAGTCTCCTGCCCGTGGCAAATCACCAGCGAAGAAGTCTCCTGCGAGGAAGGCATCCAAATCACCAGCCCGCAAACCAAAATCCCCCACAAAAGCCAAAAGTGAGCCTAAACCCTCACCTGCTAAGAAACCAAGCAAGAAAAAAGTCTTGCCGGAAGATGACTACTCAG ACAGCGAAACGTCATCTGTCAGTGTGGAGCCAATGAAATTGGACCCCAAAGTGGAAGCTGTAGCCGCAGAGGTATCTCAGTTGCCGTACCGCAGATCCGTCAGACAAGTTATCAAGCAAATCGCTGCCAGC GGTGAAGGCAAGCTGGACGATGGTATCAAGGATGAAGTGAAGGAAATCCTCAAAGCAAACAATGTAAGAACGTCATCAAAATCATCCTCGCCGAAGGGATACGAGGTCCTCTTCAAAGCCTTGTTGTACTTGATCGTGTTTCCTGCCATTGTCACCTTGACTCATCTCTCTTGCACACGG gcGGAATCCTGCAAATTGTGGCCAGTGCGGTTCCCTCAAACGTGGCGTTATTTCGTCAACCTTGAatcttccctgattttcctgggTTTCGTCGTATGGCAAATTTTCCTCTCGATCTTACCTGTCGGAAAGAAAGTCAGTGGAATCTCTGAGTCGTTGGAATACAGATTGTCTGGTAATG GTCTGTTGAGCGCTTTCTTGACCCTGTCCGCGATTGGAGGCCTGCGTTACTTCAAGTTCCCTGTACTTTCGGTCCTGGATCGGCCAATGCCGCTCATCACCACTTCATATGCTGTGGCTCTCCTGGTTTCCATCGTCCTCTTTGTCAAAGGTGGAAAAGCAGCGAAGAAGTCCCTGAACCCGAAAGGCAACACTGGCaacaaaattaatgatttcatCGTCGGAAGAGAATTGAACCCCAGGATCAAGTCTTTCGACTTCAAGCTTTTCTTCAAGAGGCACGCCCTGTTGACCGCT CTTGTTTACAATGCTCTGGTAGCTCTGAAGCTCTATGAAACTCACAAGACGCTCAACACTCTCCCTGTAACGGCCGTCACTATCATCGCCCTCCAGACGCTCTTCATTCTCGATTCGCTATTTTTCGAAGACAACTTTGTAACGACTTTCGAAGCTCAAGTCGAAGGTGTTGGTTTCAGATCGGTCGTATATTACACCCTGTACCCATTCGTTTTCATCAACCTCGTCAAATATCTTCTCATCAGCAA AGTTGAAAAATCGCCTTACGTTCTGGGAGCTATCGTAGTCGCTCAGCTCATTGGATACCTCATCTACAGAGCCAGCAATTACCAGAAAAATGAGTTCAGGAAAAATCCTTTGAATCCACGTGCTTCTG CTTTGGAAACCATCCCTACTGTGCAAGGAAGAAAGTTGATCGTCAGCGGGCTGTGGGGCAAGCTGCAGCACCCAAATTACCTGGGTCAATTGATCATCGAGTGGTCGTGGGCTTTCGCTGCTGACTTCAAGCTCTGGGTCCCCTTTGTGTCGGCCATATTGCTCACCATCACGCTCATCTACCGAGCAGTTGTCGTCAACGCTCACAACAAGTCTGTGTACGGAACATCATGGGATCGGTACACATCCCGCGTCAAATACTCACTCATACCAAAAGTATTTTAA
- the LOC109039355 gene encoding delta(14)-sterol reductase TM7SF2 isoform X2, which yields MYPGMDRNFRRSPARLANIAARKQSPARPKSPAKSKSPARSKSPSKPKSPAKSKSPSRSRPKSPARGKSPAKKSPARKASKSPARKPKSPTKAKSEPKPSPAKKPSKKKVLPEDDYSDSETSSVSVEPMKLDPKVEAVAAEVSQLPYRRSVRQVIKQIAASGEGKLDDGIKDEVKEILKANNVRTSSKSSSPKGYEVLFKALLYLIVFPAIVTLTHLSCTRAESCKLWPVRFPQTWRYFVNLESSLIFLGFVVWQIFLSILPVGKKVSGISESLEYRLSGLLSAFLTLSAIGGLRYFKFPVLSVLDRPMPLITTSYAVALLVSIVLFVKGGKAAKKSLNPKGNTGNKINDFIVGRELNPRIKSFDFKLFFKRHALLTALVYNALVALKLYETHKTLNTLPVTAVTIIALQTLFILDSLFFEDNFVTTFEAQVEGVGFRSVVYYTLYPFVFINLVKYLLISKVEKSPYVLGAIVVAQLIGYLIYRASNYQKNEFRKNPLNPRASALETIPTVQGRKLIVSGLWGKLQHPNYLGQLIIEWSWAFAADFKLWVPFVSAILLTITLIYRAVVVNAHNKSVYGTSWDRYTSRVKYSLIPKVF from the exons ATGTATCCGGGA ATGGACAGAAATTTCCGAAGATCTCCTGCTCGCTTGGCGAATATTGCAGCGCGGAAGCAGTCGCCAGCCAGGCCGAAATCTCCGGCAAAATCCAAATCTCCTGCCAGATCAAAGTCCCCTTCGAAACCAAAATCCCCTGCAAAATCAAAGTCACCATCTCGTAGTCGCCCAAAGTCTCCTGCCCGTGGCAAATCACCAGCGAAGAAGTCTCCTGCGAGGAAGGCATCCAAATCACCAGCCCGCAAACCAAAATCCCCCACAAAAGCCAAAAGTGAGCCTAAACCCTCACCTGCTAAGAAACCAAGCAAGAAAAAAGTCTTGCCGGAAGATGACTACTCAG ACAGCGAAACGTCATCTGTCAGTGTGGAGCCAATGAAATTGGACCCCAAAGTGGAAGCTGTAGCCGCAGAGGTATCTCAGTTGCCGTACCGCAGATCCGTCAGACAAGTTATCAAGCAAATCGCTGCCAGC GGTGAAGGCAAGCTGGACGATGGTATCAAGGATGAAGTGAAGGAAATCCTCAAAGCAAACAATGTAAGAACGTCATCAAAATCATCCTCGCCGAAGGGATACGAGGTCCTCTTCAAAGCCTTGTTGTACTTGATCGTGTTTCCTGCCATTGTCACCTTGACTCATCTCTCTTGCACACGG gcGGAATCCTGCAAATTGTGGCCAGTGCGGTTCCCTCAAACGTGGCGTTATTTCGTCAACCTTGAatcttccctgattttcctgggTTTCGTCGTATGGCAAATTTTCCTCTCGATCTTACCTGTCGGAAAGAAAGTCAGTGGAATCTCTGAGTCGTTGGAATACAGATTGTCTG GTCTGTTGAGCGCTTTCTTGACCCTGTCCGCGATTGGAGGCCTGCGTTACTTCAAGTTCCCTGTACTTTCGGTCCTGGATCGGCCAATGCCGCTCATCACCACTTCATATGCTGTGGCTCTCCTGGTTTCCATCGTCCTCTTTGTCAAAGGTGGAAAAGCAGCGAAGAAGTCCCTGAACCCGAAAGGCAACACTGGCaacaaaattaatgatttcatCGTCGGAAGAGAATTGAACCCCAGGATCAAGTCTTTCGACTTCAAGCTTTTCTTCAAGAGGCACGCCCTGTTGACCGCT CTTGTTTACAATGCTCTGGTAGCTCTGAAGCTCTATGAAACTCACAAGACGCTCAACACTCTCCCTGTAACGGCCGTCACTATCATCGCCCTCCAGACGCTCTTCATTCTCGATTCGCTATTTTTCGAAGACAACTTTGTAACGACTTTCGAAGCTCAAGTCGAAGGTGTTGGTTTCAGATCGGTCGTATATTACACCCTGTACCCATTCGTTTTCATCAACCTCGTCAAATATCTTCTCATCAGCAA AGTTGAAAAATCGCCTTACGTTCTGGGAGCTATCGTAGTCGCTCAGCTCATTGGATACCTCATCTACAGAGCCAGCAATTACCAGAAAAATGAGTTCAGGAAAAATCCTTTGAATCCACGTGCTTCTG CTTTGGAAACCATCCCTACTGTGCAAGGAAGAAAGTTGATCGTCAGCGGGCTGTGGGGCAAGCTGCAGCACCCAAATTACCTGGGTCAATTGATCATCGAGTGGTCGTGGGCTTTCGCTGCTGACTTCAAGCTCTGGGTCCCCTTTGTGTCGGCCATATTGCTCACCATCACGCTCATCTACCGAGCAGTTGTCGTCAACGCTCACAACAAGTCTGTGTACGGAACATCATGGGATCGGTACACATCCCGCGTCAAATACTCACTCATACCAAAAGTATTTTAA